The Candidatus Limnocylindria bacterium genome window below encodes:
- a CDS encoding sugar ABC transporter permease produces the protein MGAALRRHGWSYLFVLPTFALFVVFTLLPVVQAFALSLQSARIASSEWVGMANFVTLAEDPVFRQALGNTVLYSLVVVAAQLTLALVVASLIQPLGRKSQTFYRALFYLPLVNSAILVAMVWRWIFNPNPYGLANTVLGVLGIEPFRWIGSSDQALAAVILSAVLTIPGGGVVLYSAAMGALPRELYEAAEVEGAGPLTKWWYITVPLLKPTTLYLLVVYTILAFQVFERVYVMTNGGGPNNATITIVQLVYSTAFQFGRYGLASAMAVVLFIMAVAVAVVQFRSLRSDVEY, from the coding sequence GTGGGCGCCGCGCTGCGGCGTCACGGTTGGTCGTATCTCTTCGTCCTGCCGACCTTCGCGCTGTTCGTTGTCTTCACGCTCCTGCCCGTCGTGCAGGCGTTCGCGCTGTCGCTGCAGAGCGCGCGCATCGCGAGCAGCGAGTGGGTCGGGATGGCGAACTTCGTCACGCTCGCCGAGGATCCGGTGTTCCGCCAGGCGCTCGGCAACACGGTCCTGTACTCGCTCGTCGTCGTTGCCGCGCAACTGACGCTCGCGCTCGTCGTCGCGAGCCTCATCCAGCCGCTCGGCCGCAAGAGCCAGACCTTCTATCGCGCCCTCTTCTATCTCCCGCTGGTGAACTCCGCGATCCTCGTCGCGATGGTGTGGCGTTGGATCTTCAATCCGAACCCGTACGGTCTCGCGAACACCGTCCTAGGGGTACTCGGGATCGAGCCCTTCCGATGGATCGGCAGCTCGGACCAGGCACTGGCCGCGGTGATCCTGAGCGCGGTGCTCACGATCCCCGGCGGTGGCGTCGTCCTCTACTCGGCGGCGATGGGCGCGCTCCCAAGAGAGCTCTATGAGGCAGCCGAGGTCGAAGGCGCCGGCCCGCTCACGAAGTGGTGGTACATCACCGTACCGCTGCTGAAGCCGACCACGCTCTACCTGCTCGTCGTCTACACGATCCTCGCGTTCCAGGTCTTCGAGCGCGTGTACGTGATGACCAACGGGGGCGGTCCGAACAACGCGACGATCACGATCGTCCAGCTCGTGTACAGCACGGCGTTCCAGTTCGGCCGCTATGGCCTGGCGAGCGCGATGGCCGTCGTCCTCTTCATCATGGCCGTCGCCGTCGCCGTCGTGCAGTTCCGCTCCCTACGGTCCGATGTCGAGTATTAG
- a CDS encoding YceI family protein, which translates to MSSGYMSRIAMPLATASLLLAACGGAAVAPSASPAPTAVAATATPTPTATATSVSTVTTGTWTISDTSRATVRVREQLVGVNLPSDAVLVATGATGTFVLKDDGTFSSDSKITFDLTTLASDQRDRDNFVKMDTLQVRQFPKAEFVPTKTSGLVLPMPASGEFTFKLTGQITIHGKTKEVTFDVVAKRSGNDLTATATAAPTWKFGDFGMSAPSVPFRVVSVVDEIRVVVDLVATVKV; encoded by the coding sequence ATGAGCTCAGGGTACATGTCCCGCATTGCCATGCCGCTCGCGACCGCGAGCCTCCTGCTCGCCGCGTGCGGTGGAGCAGCCGTCGCGCCGAGCGCGAGCCCTGCGCCAACGGCCGTCGCGGCCACCGCGACACCCACGCCGACAGCGACCGCAACGAGCGTGAGCACTGTCACGACCGGGACCTGGACCATCAGTGACACCTCGAGGGCGACGGTGCGCGTGCGCGAGCAGCTGGTGGGCGTGAACCTCCCATCAGATGCGGTGCTCGTTGCGACAGGCGCGACCGGGACGTTCGTCCTCAAAGACGACGGCACGTTCTCGTCCGACTCGAAGATCACGTTCGATCTCACAACGCTCGCGAGCGATCAGCGCGACCGCGACAACTTCGTGAAGATGGACACGCTGCAGGTCCGTCAGTTCCCGAAGGCGGAGTTCGTTCCGACGAAGACGAGCGGCCTGGTGCTCCCGATGCCGGCGAGCGGTGAGTTCACCTTCAAGCTCACGGGTCAGATCACGATCCACGGCAAAACGAAAGAAGTGACGTTCGACGTGGTGGCCAAGCGCAGTGGGAACGACCTCACAGCCACGGCGACAGCGGCGCCGACCTGGAAGTTCGGCGACTTCGGGATGTCCGCACCCTCCGTCCCGTTCCGCGTCGTCAGCGTCGTCGACGAGATCCGCGTTGTCGTCGACCTCGTTGCGACGGTGAAGGTCTAG
- a CDS encoding DUF4342 domain-containing protein: MPTTKESLFETFHIDEEGVDRVIERIKALIEEGNARRLLVKTRDGVTLIEVPLTLGVVGALLLPVWAAIAAIAAIVTDAVVTVEKRTDDKA, encoded by the coding sequence ATGCCAACGACAAAGGAATCGCTGTTCGAGACGTTCCACATCGACGAGGAGGGCGTTGACCGGGTCATCGAGCGGATCAAGGCGCTGATCGAGGAGGGAAACGCCCGCCGCCTGCTGGTCAAGACCCGCGACGGTGTGACGCTCATCGAAGTCCCGCTGACCCTCGGTGTCGTGGGCGCGCTGCTGCTGCCGGTCTGGGCGGCCATAGCCGCGATCGCCGCGATCGTGACCGACGCGGTCGTCACGGTGGAGAAGCGAACGGACGACAAGGCCTAG
- a CDS encoding aromatic ring-hydroxylating dioxygenase subunit alpha: MSGANFDIDPDIRVAKTLPARVYSDHALFRAQRERVFARTWQYAANDDVVKVAGQVFPFTLLPGALDEPLLLTRDAQDQVHALSNVCTHRGTLVVDGAGHQQQLRCRYHGRRFTLDGRFHSMPEFEGTADFPSASDDLPHVALGTWQRFLMVSLAPAMTFEDVVAPMRGRIGHLPFDQLVFDEAGTRDYVVNANWALYIDNYLEGFHIPYVHNSLAAVIDYGAYAVELERFAVLQVAIAKSGESALGAPRSHTDAGKAIGAYYYWLFPTTMFNVYPWGVSVNVVAPLAVDRTRVSFLPFVWDASKREQGAGGGLDRVEREDEAIVEAVQRGVRSRLYDRGRYSPAREGGVHHFHRLLAEFMRA, encoded by the coding sequence GTGAGTGGCGCGAACTTCGACATCGATCCCGACATCCGCGTCGCGAAGACACTCCCGGCCCGTGTCTACTCAGATCACGCACTTTTTCGCGCTCAGCGTGAGCGTGTGTTCGCTCGCACATGGCAATACGCCGCGAACGACGATGTCGTGAAGGTGGCCGGACAGGTCTTTCCGTTCACGCTGCTGCCCGGTGCGCTCGATGAGCCGCTGCTCCTCACGCGCGACGCGCAGGACCAGGTGCATGCGCTGTCGAACGTGTGCACGCATCGCGGCACGCTCGTCGTCGACGGAGCGGGCCACCAGCAGCAACTGCGCTGCCGCTATCACGGCCGGCGCTTCACGCTCGACGGCCGCTTCCACTCCATGCCCGAGTTCGAAGGGACGGCGGACTTTCCTTCGGCGAGTGACGACCTGCCGCACGTCGCGCTCGGGACTTGGCAGCGCTTTCTGATGGTGTCCCTCGCGCCCGCGATGACGTTCGAAGACGTCGTGGCGCCGATGCGAGGCCGCATCGGCCACCTCCCGTTCGACCAACTCGTGTTCGATGAGGCCGGTACGCGCGACTACGTCGTGAACGCGAACTGGGCGCTGTACATCGACAACTACCTCGAGGGCTTCCACATCCCGTACGTGCACAACAGCCTCGCCGCGGTCATCGACTACGGCGCCTATGCGGTCGAGCTCGAGCGCTTCGCCGTGTTGCAGGTCGCGATCGCGAAGTCCGGCGAGAGCGCGCTGGGCGCGCCGCGCTCGCACACCGACGCCGGCAAGGCCATCGGCGCGTATTACTACTGGCTGTTCCCGACGACGATGTTCAACGTGTACCCGTGGGGCGTCTCGGTGAATGTCGTGGCCCCGCTCGCCGTGGATCGGACGCGCGTGTCGTTCCTCCCGTTCGTGTGGGACGCGAGCAAGCGCGAACAGGGCGCGGGCGGTGGGCTCGATCGGGTGGAGCGCGAAGACGAGGCGATCGTCGAGGCCGTCCAGCGCGGCGTCCGCTCACGACTATACGATCGCGGCCGATACTCGCCCGCCCGCGAAGGCGGTGTGCATCATTTCCATCGCCTGCTTGCTGAATTCATGCGCGCATAA
- a CDS encoding twin-arginine translocation signal domain-containing protein: MEREAGPKMDRRRFLQALAAVGVATACGSPPPQAANPVATGAPTAAAAKPVSIEWWRRNYTPGTQNAETVTSDGAVKGFRVRNPNFTISIQGGPFGPETDQKFDLAILQQKAGPDVFHTTGGDVLKYAAAGQLSEPPLTSAERSDFNVSALTATTYKGKVVAYPLWIVPWFEYINLDLFKERGVTPPTDGTWTYEQFLDAAKKLTFKRADGKQIYGFAHANDEFAFMLIDGGRLYDRDVKTWTFNSAEAVSGLERWIALAKEKVMPPDFLTLNPNDSQARFISGEIGILQRPSAMINVLNADPKWKYGTNWEIANFPKGKTAQTAWGGVGFIAVREQADAEKKAAAHQFAKYLTGPDIGPDLNKMSPPVEYWLAPAARTSAAGIYGEYHPAKAKVAKMGSFTYVLPNVSTWAEIDQKYLRPARDAALEGKKTAKQALDEVAPNAQKLLDEANK; the protein is encoded by the coding sequence ATGGAGCGCGAAGCCGGACCGAAGATGGATCGCAGGCGGTTCCTCCAAGCGCTTGCGGCGGTCGGCGTCGCCACCGCGTGCGGTTCTCCGCCACCTCAGGCGGCAAACCCGGTGGCGACCGGGGCACCGACCGCAGCGGCGGCGAAGCCGGTGAGCATCGAGTGGTGGCGCCGGAACTACACCCCGGGAACGCAGAACGCCGAGACCGTGACATCGGACGGCGCGGTGAAGGGTTTCCGCGTACGTAACCCGAACTTCACGATCTCGATCCAGGGCGGGCCGTTCGGTCCCGAGACGGACCAGAAGTTCGACCTCGCGATCCTCCAGCAGAAGGCCGGCCCAGATGTCTTCCACACGACCGGCGGCGACGTCCTCAAATACGCGGCCGCGGGCCAGCTGTCCGAGCCGCCGCTCACCTCGGCCGAACGGAGCGACTTCAATGTGAGCGCGCTCACCGCGACGACGTACAAGGGCAAGGTCGTGGCGTATCCACTCTGGATCGTGCCGTGGTTCGAGTACATCAACCTCGACCTCTTCAAGGAGCGCGGTGTCACTCCGCCGACGGACGGCACCTGGACCTACGAGCAGTTCCTGGACGCGGCCAAGAAGCTCACCTTCAAACGAGCCGACGGGAAGCAGATCTACGGCTTCGCGCACGCGAACGACGAGTTCGCGTTCATGCTCATCGACGGAGGCCGCCTGTATGACAGGGACGTCAAGACGTGGACGTTCAACAGCGCGGAGGCCGTGAGCGGGCTCGAGCGGTGGATCGCGCTCGCGAAAGAGAAGGTCATGCCGCCCGACTTCCTCACGCTCAACCCCAACGACTCACAGGCGCGCTTCATCAGCGGCGAGATCGGGATCCTCCAGCGACCGAGCGCGATGATCAACGTGCTCAACGCGGACCCGAAGTGGAAGTACGGTACGAACTGGGAGATCGCGAACTTCCCGAAGGGCAAGACCGCGCAGACCGCGTGGGGTGGCGTCGGCTTCATCGCCGTGCGCGAGCAGGCGGATGCCGAGAAGAAGGCTGCGGCGCACCAGTTCGCGAAGTACCTCACCGGTCCCGACATCGGTCCGGACCTGAACAAGATGAGCCCGCCGGTCGAATACTGGCTCGCGCCCGCCGCGCGCACGAGCGCGGCCGGGATCTACGGCGAGTACCACCCCGCGAAGGCGAAAGTCGCGAAGATGGGCTCGTTCACCTACGTGTTGCCGAACGTGAGCACCTGGGCGGAGATCGACCAGAAGTACCTGCGTCCGGCGCGCGACGCGGCCCTCGAGGGAAAGAAGACGGCGAAGCAGGCGCTGGACGAAGTCGCGCCGAACGCGCAGAAGCTGCTGGACGAAGCGAACAAATAG
- a CDS encoding serine/threonine-protein kinase, translated as MRRSDVTEILSPSGRDIGAVVAGRYRLAAHIGTGGTADVWRAYDESRDRPVTVKILRDPKDSDARRHFLAEARRLETLDHPSIVPVLGIHEALGDTLIAFEHVEGEPLDQIARTGPALPPRKIALLLIQIADAVEAFHSHGFVHLDLKPANVLIAADGRPRLLDFGIAEPIGHPPEVVRGTPGFASPEVTAGGAASRASDVYGLAAIAKELLGAHPSPRVASVLRRGLEPDPTRRYGRPRTFVYGVALAVVIDEELAVLGRVTRRGRAAVSSLLSRGGARRAVAFAKARPELSFRVAAATLIVAGVLLQQTHPAADATNAGTMPALVRPAFDVPPLGAYGATFESQAPYPNASPNSTVEWTLALRNTGSAGWYRGVDGAQASLILDDGTVVAVQSTQYVGPGQTGWFVAHFRAPSELGPHTIRLRPAINGRGPLPDLGIYAVVTVR; from the coding sequence ATGAGGCGGTCAGACGTCACCGAGATCCTTTCCCCGTCCGGTCGTGATATCGGCGCGGTCGTCGCCGGGCGCTACCGCCTCGCCGCTCACATCGGCACCGGTGGCACGGCGGACGTCTGGCGCGCCTACGACGAGTCGCGTGACCGCCCCGTCACGGTGAAGATCCTCCGCGACCCGAAGGACTCGGACGCGCGGCGCCACTTCCTGGCCGAGGCGCGCCGTCTCGAAACGCTGGACCATCCGTCGATCGTCCCGGTCCTCGGCATCCACGAGGCGCTGGGCGACACGCTCATCGCGTTCGAGCATGTCGAGGGCGAGCCGCTCGACCAGATCGCACGGACCGGCCCCGCGCTCCCGCCGCGCAAGATCGCGCTCCTGCTGATCCAGATCGCCGACGCGGTCGAGGCGTTCCACTCGCACGGCTTCGTGCACCTCGACCTCAAGCCCGCGAACGTCCTCATCGCGGCCGACGGACGACCGCGGCTGCTCGACTTCGGCATCGCCGAACCGATCGGTCATCCGCCCGAGGTCGTGCGCGGCACGCCCGGCTTCGCGTCTCCCGAGGTGACCGCGGGCGGCGCAGCGTCCCGCGCGAGCGACGTCTACGGGCTCGCGGCGATCGCGAAGGAGCTGCTCGGTGCGCATCCGTCGCCGCGCGTCGCGAGCGTGCTGCGTCGCGGTCTCGAGCCGGATCCCACGCGCCGCTACGGCCGTCCGCGCACGTTCGTGTACGGCGTCGCGCTCGCGGTCGTCATCGATGAAGAGCTCGCGGTCCTGGGTCGCGTGACGCGTCGCGGGCGCGCCGCCGTGTCGAGCCTGCTCTCACGTGGCGGGGCACGCCGCGCTGTCGCGTTCGCGAAGGCTCGCCCGGAGCTTTCCTTCCGTGTCGCTGCGGCAACGCTCATCGTCGCCGGCGTGTTGCTCCAGCAGACGCATCCCGCTGCCGACGCGACCAACGCCGGCACGATGCCTGCTCTCGTTCGCCCCGCGTTCGACGTGCCGCCGCTCGGCGCGTATGGCGCGACGTTCGAGTCGCAGGCACCCTATCCGAACGCGTCGCCGAACAGCACGGTCGAATGGACGCTCGCGCTCCGCAACACAGGCTCCGCCGGCTGGTATCGCGGAGTGGACGGCGCTCAGGCCTCGCTCATCCTCGACGACGGCACCGTCGTCGCCGTGCAATCGACGCAGTACGTCGGGCCCGGTCAGACGGGCTGGTTCGTCGCGCACTTCCGCGCGCCGAGCGAGCTTGGTCCGCACACGATCCGCCTGCGCCCCGCGATCAACGGCCGCGGTCCGCTCCCGGATCTCGGCATCTACGCGGTGGTGACCGTCAGATAG
- a CDS encoding winged helix DNA-binding domain-containing protein: MVLSRRALNRALLERQFLLARSKISAKDAIEWLVGMQAQVPLDPYIGLWTRLEGFRTDELAKLITDRRAVRIGLMRGTVHLVTARDALAIRPVVQPVYERMFVSARDDVGAPTFTSRLAGLDLEAVLALGRNLVDETPRSAAELRPLLKKRWPERDADALAAAVHFHLPLVQVPPRGVWGASAQPRHALLQTWLGRDVAGDASPDKLMQRYLRAFGPATVADARTWSRLTGLREVFERLRSSLRAFRDERGRELFDVPDGPLPDPDTPAPPRFLPEYDNVFLSHDDRSRIVRDDVRWSQRSVMEGRFGTVLINGFIGATWKMSREKGDARLLVAPVVPVAKRDLAAVAEEGARLLAFTDPDANSRDVSVAQATKSAPGSRRTPSKTTISRRAKKGD, translated from the coding sequence GTGGTCCTCAGTCGGCGCGCACTGAATCGCGCCCTCCTCGAACGGCAGTTCCTACTTGCTCGGTCCAAGATCTCCGCGAAGGACGCCATCGAGTGGCTCGTCGGCATGCAGGCGCAGGTGCCTCTGGACCCATACATAGGACTGTGGACCCGGCTCGAGGGCTTTCGTACCGATGAGCTCGCGAAGCTGATCACCGACCGGCGAGCGGTGCGCATCGGACTGATGCGCGGCACCGTTCATCTCGTTACCGCGCGCGACGCGCTCGCGATCCGGCCCGTCGTGCAGCCGGTCTACGAGCGCATGTTCGTGAGCGCGAGAGACGACGTTGGCGCCCCGACCTTCACGAGCCGGCTCGCCGGTCTCGACTTGGAGGCGGTGCTCGCTCTGGGCCGGAATCTCGTGGATGAGACCCCGCGCAGCGCCGCGGAGCTTCGTCCGCTCCTGAAGAAGCGCTGGCCGGAGCGGGACGCCGACGCGCTCGCCGCGGCCGTGCACTTTCACCTGCCGCTCGTGCAGGTGCCGCCACGTGGTGTCTGGGGCGCGAGTGCTCAGCCGCGACACGCGTTGCTGCAGACGTGGCTCGGCCGCGATGTGGCCGGCGACGCTTCTCCCGACAAGCTGATGCAGCGGTACCTGCGCGCCTTCGGCCCAGCGACCGTCGCCGACGCCAGGACCTGGTCGCGCCTCACTGGGCTGCGCGAGGTCTTCGAACGGCTCCGGTCGAGCCTGCGCGCGTTCCGCGACGAGAGAGGACGCGAGCTCTTCGATGTGCCGGATGGTCCGCTGCCGGATCCCGACACGCCCGCGCCGCCGCGCTTCCTGCCGGAGTACGACAACGTCTTCCTCTCGCACGACGACCGCTCCCGCATCGTCCGTGATGACGTCCGCTGGTCGCAGAGGTCGGTGATGGAGGGTCGGTTCGGGACCGTGCTCATCAACGGATTCATCGGAGCGACATGGAAGATGAGCCGCGAGAAGGGCGACGCGCGGCTGCTCGTCGCGCCCGTCGTCCCGGTGGCGAAGCGCGACCTGGCCGCCGTGGCTGAGGAGGGCGCGCGACTGCTGGCGTTCACAGACCCCGACGCCAATTCGCGGGACGTGAGTGTCGCGCAGGCGACGAAATCCGCGCCGGGCTCGCGCCGTACTCCGAGTAAGACCACAATTTCGCGGAGGGCCAAGAAGGGGGACTGA
- a CDS encoding CAP domain-containing protein — MRRVRTAVTLLPYALVVLLAVGLAIAGRLSTPDAVRVASSTPTAAVASPTAAVASPTASVVSSEIATPAAASASPSATASASPSASQTASPTTSSLANDASEMLRVHNALRAAVGAPAVRADDRVTAAAQRHAEYLARNDALGHDEVPGAPGFSGVFVRDRLAAQGYSDANASEVATSFTSGTDGVRSLWVLPYHRLGLMHPEAVVAGWGHAEISGRSITVGVIVYDFAAPAPDRVRAPAPDQRVAGAYSGEEIPDVLPAGASRPVGYPIMVVYSSARAVDLRSARLVQVGGPDFAYHVVPQLYERDYVAVIPAAPLTPGARYRVRLELTVAGADVVEEWEFQAER; from the coding sequence GTGCGACGCGTCCGGACCGCCGTCACGCTCCTCCCTTACGCGCTCGTCGTGCTCCTTGCGGTCGGTCTCGCGATCGCCGGCCGCCTCTCGACTCCGGATGCGGTGAGAGTCGCGTCGTCGACGCCGACGGCGGCCGTCGCGTCGCCGACCGCTGCCGTCGCCTCGCCAACCGCGAGCGTGGTCTCATCGGAAATCGCGACTCCCGCCGCAGCGTCCGCGAGTCCGTCGGCGACCGCGTCGGCTAGCCCGAGTGCGAGCCAAACCGCGAGCCCGACGACGTCGTCGCTCGCCAACGACGCGAGCGAGATGCTGCGCGTGCACAATGCGCTTCGCGCCGCGGTCGGCGCGCCCGCGGTGCGCGCAGACGACCGTGTGACTGCCGCGGCGCAGCGCCATGCGGAGTACCTCGCTCGGAACGACGCGCTCGGTCACGACGAGGTCCCCGGTGCGCCGGGCTTCAGCGGCGTGTTCGTGCGCGATCGGCTCGCGGCGCAGGGGTACAGCGACGCGAACGCCAGCGAGGTCGCGACCTCGTTCACCTCCGGCACCGACGGCGTCCGCTCGCTCTGGGTCCTCCCATATCACCGGCTCGGCCTCATGCATCCGGAGGCGGTCGTCGCTGGATGGGGCCATGCGGAGATCAGTGGGCGTTCCATAACCGTGGGCGTGATCGTGTACGACTTCGCTGCGCCCGCGCCCGACCGCGTGCGCGCTCCGGCACCGGACCAGCGCGTCGCCGGCGCGTACTCCGGCGAGGAGATCCCCGACGTATTGCCCGCGGGCGCCTCGCGACCGGTCGGCTATCCGATCATGGTCGTGTATTCGAGCGCGCGCGCCGTCGATCTGCGCAGCGCGCGCCTCGTACAGGTCGGCGGGCCGGACTTCGCGTACCACGTCGTGCCGCAGCTCTACGAACGCGATTACGTCGCGGTCATACCCGCGGCGCCGCTCACTCCTGGCGCGCGCTACCGGGTGCGCCTCGAGCTGACGGTCGCGGGTGCGGATGTCGTTGAGGAATGGGAGTTCCAGGCCGAGCGCTAG
- a CDS encoding M81 family metallopeptidase yields the protein MTRQRIAIGGMHIESSAFSPHRSGAADFTVLRGAELLARYDDLPAQVEWLPLVHARALPGGAVVRDFYESVKSELLGGLRAALPLDGVFLDIHGAMSVVGMTDAEGDLATAVREVLGRGALLSAAMDPHGNMSRRLASALDLATSHRMSPHEDAPLTRRRAVANLVACLDRGIRPRKAWVRVPVLLPGEKASTRDEPARSIYGALAAIERLAGIIDAAVWIGYAWADEPRCSAAVLVTGTDEDAIAREARGLAERYWNARAEFAFSTAAGDADWCIATGLASRARPFFISDSGDNPTAGGAGDVAFMLERLIAQPALASGRATAIWASVVDPTAVARCVDAGEGATVDLRVGGAFGSTQGAGTALRGDVLRIAFGDPIGGDIAVVATGGVRAVLTSRRKPFHFIRDFTELGLDPATHDLTVVKIGYLVPDLYDAAKGWVLGLTPGGVDQDIVRLGHRGLDRPIYPLDPQMPAPDLAPVILH from the coding sequence ATGACGCGGCAGCGCATCGCGATCGGCGGGATGCACATCGAGTCGAGCGCGTTCTCGCCGCATCGCAGCGGCGCGGCGGACTTCACCGTCCTGCGCGGCGCCGAGCTGCTCGCGCGTTACGACGACCTTCCCGCTCAGGTCGAGTGGCTGCCGCTCGTGCACGCGCGCGCGCTGCCGGGCGGCGCGGTCGTGCGCGACTTCTACGAATCGGTGAAGAGCGAGCTCCTGGGCGGCCTGCGTGCCGCGCTTCCACTCGATGGGGTATTTCTCGACATCCACGGTGCGATGAGCGTGGTCGGCATGACCGACGCGGAGGGGGATCTTGCGACGGCCGTCCGCGAGGTCCTGGGCCGCGGGGCGCTGCTCTCGGCGGCGATGGATCCGCACGGCAACATGTCGCGTCGCCTGGCGTCCGCGCTCGACCTCGCGACCTCGCATCGCATGTCGCCGCACGAGGACGCGCCGCTCACCCGCCGTCGCGCCGTCGCGAATCTCGTCGCTTGCCTCGACCGAGGTATCCGTCCGCGCAAGGCCTGGGTCCGCGTGCCCGTGCTGCTCCCGGGTGAGAAGGCGAGCACCAGGGACGAGCCCGCGCGTTCCATTTACGGCGCGCTTGCCGCGATCGAGCGGCTCGCCGGCATCATCGATGCGGCCGTGTGGATCGGCTACGCGTGGGCCGATGAACCGCGGTGCAGCGCGGCCGTCCTGGTGACCGGGACGGACGAGGACGCGATCGCACGTGAGGCGCGCGGTCTGGCCGAGCGGTACTGGAACGCGCGCGCGGAGTTCGCGTTCAGCACCGCCGCTGGCGACGCGGACTGGTGCATCGCGACCGGTCTTGCGAGTCGCGCTCGTCCTTTCTTCATCAGCGACTCTGGGGACAATCCGACTGCGGGTGGCGCGGGCGATGTCGCCTTCATGCTCGAGCGCCTCATCGCGCAACCCGCGCTCGCTTCCGGCCGAGCGACGGCGATCTGGGCGAGCGTCGTCGATCCGACCGCGGTCGCGCGGTGCGTCGACGCGGGCGAAGGTGCGACCGTCGATCTGCGGGTGGGCGGCGCGTTCGGATCGACACAGGGCGCGGGCACAGCGCTGCGTGGGGATGTGCTGCGGATCGCGTTCGGCGACCCCATCGGCGGCGACATCGCGGTCGTCGCGACCGGCGGCGTGCGCGCGGTCCTGACCAGCCGCCGGAAGCCATTCCACTTCATCCGCGACTTCACCGAGCTCGGTCTCGATCCGGCAACGCACGACCTCACCGTCGTGAAGATCGGCTATCTCGTGCCCGATCTGTACGACGCTGCGAAGGGCTGGGTCCTAGGACTCACGCCGGGCGGCGTCGATCAGGACATCGTCCGGCTCGGCCACCGCGGGCTCGACCGCCCGATCTATCCGCTCGACCCCCAGATGCCCGCCCCCGACCTCGCGCCGGTCATCCTGCACTAG
- a CDS encoding intradiol ring-cleavage dioxygenase codes for MLPSCIVRPALTEGPYFVDEKLNRSDIRSDPGTGSVRPGALLTLNFLVSRVSGSACTALSGAVVDVWHCDALGVYSDVDNARGQKFLRGYRTTDASGSAKFTTVYPGWYQGRAVHIHFKIRPTSSSEFTSQLFFDDALNTQVFAQTPYSQKGTQGVTRNAADGIFQQSGGKLTLNVTKNGDAYAATFDIGLAS; via the coding sequence GTGCTGCCTTCATGCATCGTGCGTCCCGCACTCACTGAAGGTCCGTACTTCGTCGACGAGAAGCTGAACCGCTCTGACATCCGTTCGGATCCCGGGACCGGCTCGGTGAGACCCGGCGCCCTACTCACGCTCAACTTCCTCGTCTCGCGGGTCAGCGGCAGCGCGTGCACCGCGCTCAGCGGCGCAGTCGTCGATGTCTGGCACTGCGACGCGCTCGGCGTGTACTCCGATGTGGACAACGCGCGAGGGCAGAAGTTCCTGCGCGGTTACCGGACCACCGACGCATCGGGCAGCGCGAAGTTCACCACGGTCTATCCCGGCTGGTACCAGGGCCGGGCCGTGCACATCCACTTCAAGATCCGTCCGACGTCTTCGAGCGAGTTCACTTCGCAGCTCTTCTTCGACGACGCGCTGAACACGCAGGTGTTCGCGCAGACGCCGTACTCGCAGAAGGGAACGCAGGGCGTCACGCGGAACGCCGCCGACGGCATCTTCCAGCAGAGCGGCGGCAAGCTGACCCTGAACGTCACGAAGAACGGCGACGCCTACGCCGCGACGTTCGACATCGGTCTCGCGAGCTAG